In Amphiura filiformis chromosome 1, Afil_fr2py, whole genome shotgun sequence, the following are encoded in one genomic region:
- the LOC140163664 gene encoding uncharacterized protein has translation MSMTDHVKATIKSVNFHLRNVYRLRRFITIDSCHHLVRTLILSRPDYANSRFGISSKDRKKLQELQNRAARIVLRTDRYHPSAPLLDRLHWLPVEKRVVYKVLLLTFKCLNGLGPSYLTSRILLTYQNKSPV, from the coding sequence ATGTCTATGACGGACCATGTAAAAGCTACTATTAAATCTGTGAATTTCCATCTCAGGAATGTGTACCGTCTTCGCCGCTTCATCACCATTGACAGCTGTCACCACCTCGTACGCACACTTATTTTGTCTAGACCCGATTACGCAAATTCTCGGTTCGGTATTTCTTCGAAGGACAGGAAAAAGCTTCAGGAACTTCAAAATCGTGCTGCGAGAATTGTCCTCAGGACTGATAGATACCATCCTTCAGCACCTCTTTTAGACAGACTCCATTGGCTTCCCGTTGAGAAACGAGTTGTTTACAAGGTGTTGTTACTCACTTTTAAGTGCCTCAATGGACTCGGCCCTTCATACCTCACATCTCGCATATTACTC